One region of Arvicola amphibius chromosome 3, mArvAmp1.2, whole genome shotgun sequence genomic DNA includes:
- the Rp9 gene encoding retinitis pigmentosa 9 protein: MSSGAGSRRPRESAEQELQRRREQKRRRHDAQQLQQLKHLESFYEKPPPGFIKEEETKPEDCIPDVPGNEHAREFLAHAPTKGLWMPLGREVKVMQCWRCKRYGHRTGDKECPFFIKGNQKLEQFRVAHEDPMYDIIRENKRHEKDVRIQQLKKLLEDSTSDEDESSSSSSGKEKRKKKKKKEKHKKRKKEKKKKKKRKHKASKSSESSDSE, translated from the exons ATGTCGTCCGGAGCCGGTTCTCGGCGGCCGCGGGAGTCCGCTGAGCAGGAGCTGCAGCGGCGGCGGGAGCAGAAACGGCGGCGGCACGACgcgcagcagctgcagcagctgaaGCACCTGGAGTCCTT TTACGAGAAACCTCCTCCTGGGTTTATAAAG gaggaggagacaaagcCAGAAGACTGTATTCCAGATGTGCCGGGCAATGAACATGCCAGGGAGTTTCTGGCTCATGCACCAACTAAAGGACTTTGGATGCCACTTGGGAGAGAGGTCAAAGTTATGCAAT GTTGGCGTTGCAAACGGTATGGCCATCGAACAGGCGACAAAGAATGCCCTTTCTTTATCAAAGGCAACCAGAAGTTAGAACAGTTTCGAGTT GCACATGAAGATCCCATGTATGATATCATTCgagaaaataaaagacatgaaaagGATGTAAG GATCCAGCAGTTAAAGAAGTTACTGGAGGACTCCACCTCAGATGAAGATGAGAGCAGCTCCAGTTCGTCAGGCAAAGAGAAGcgcaagaaaaagaagaagaaagaaaaacacaagaaaaggaagaaggagaagaaaaagaagaagaaacgaAAGCACAAGGCTTCCAAGTCGAGTGAGAGTTCAGACTCAGAGTGA